A stretch of the Bradyrhizobium arachidis genome encodes the following:
- a CDS encoding glycoside hydrolase family 28 protein yields MSGPLEMKSGVTLWIERDATLIALAQPKAYDKGLGNCGRIGGKGDGCRPFISFSKTRGGGIYGDGIIDGQGGALMVGTSESWWQLARRAQTEGGNQNVPRLIQIDHAQDIALHGITLRNAPNFHVAMNRVEGATFWGITIDTPAYARNTDGIDPGASQDVTIAHCRIRTGDDNVAIKAGNNGPARYISIIDNYFGWGHGMSIGSEVNSGVSDILVHGLTLDGTTSGLRIKSDVSRGGLVERVTYENVCLRGNRWPIYFDTRYDLQAHGDELPVYRQIVLRHVRGGGGALVMHGLDLVHPLEIAMEDVLFSDSATWQVENTNVVVSAVWPPLRGGQGQLSSGAWEGCAKAFLKAPRRSANGIAPR; encoded by the coding sequence ATGTCGGGTCCTCTCGAGATGAAATCCGGAGTAACGCTATGGATCGAGCGCGACGCCACGCTTATCGCTCTCGCTCAGCCGAAGGCATATGACAAAGGCTTGGGAAATTGTGGTCGCATCGGAGGCAAGGGCGATGGCTGCCGCCCGTTCATTAGCTTCTCCAAAACACGGGGAGGCGGCATCTACGGCGATGGCATCATCGACGGCCAGGGCGGCGCGCTCATGGTCGGCACCAGTGAGAGTTGGTGGCAATTGGCGCGGCGCGCGCAAACCGAGGGTGGGAACCAGAACGTCCCTCGCCTCATCCAGATCGACCATGCCCAGGACATTGCCCTCCACGGCATCACACTGCGTAATGCGCCCAACTTCCACGTGGCGATGAACCGGGTCGAAGGTGCCACCTTTTGGGGGATCACAATCGATACACCGGCCTACGCCCGCAATACAGACGGCATCGATCCTGGCGCCAGCCAAGATGTGACAATTGCTCACTGTCGGATCCGTACTGGAGACGACAATGTGGCGATCAAAGCCGGAAACAATGGTCCCGCCCGCTACATTTCCATTATTGACAACTACTTCGGGTGGGGGCACGGCATGTCGATCGGTAGCGAGGTTAACTCCGGTGTCAGTGACATACTGGTGCATGGCCTGACCCTGGACGGCACGACATCTGGCTTGCGCATTAAGAGCGACGTCAGCCGAGGTGGCCTGGTGGAGAGGGTCACCTATGAGAATGTGTGCCTACGCGGCAACCGATGGCCCATCTATTTCGATACACGCTATGATCTCCAGGCGCACGGCGACGAATTGCCGGTCTACCGACAGATCGTTCTGCGCCACGTGCGTGGCGGTGGTGGTGCGCTGGTGATGCACGGGCTTGATCTAGTCCATCCGCTTGAGATTGCGATGGAGGATGTGCTATTCTCCGATAGCGCGACTTGGCAGGTGGAAAATACGAACGTGGTGGTTTCAGCCGTGTGGCCGCCTTTGCGGGGTGGGCAAGGCCAACTGTCGTCTGGCGCATGGGAAGGCTGTGCAAAGGCATTCCTAAAAGCACCCAGAAGATCTGCGAACGGCATCGCGCCCCGATAG
- a CDS encoding GH12 family glycosyl hydrolase domain-containing protein encodes MKELATSLGYPLGGSARDTVLRTERRAFMDSNRINGAGSPESLTGYAWTQENHDLFRQAVNDAKSPSSAASASAKAPVWRSSDPYGSYSRDGYSWNNDVWGAGAGPQTISVGAVNEWGVWSNQPNTGGIKSYPHEAFDIGKPLSSINTLSSSFNQAVPAGGAWDVAYDIWDSSKQYEIMLWTNYTGNPDGSGNVKPISYHYDASSGAAIPVRSNVNIGGATWNVFEGYNGHKVISLLRTSKANSGTVDIKSALEWIKSTGYFGDIKVGSVQYGVEITSSPGGMHFNFNNWNVTSK; translated from the coding sequence ATGAAGGAACTGGCCACGAGCCTAGGATACCCGCTGGGTGGATCTGCAAGAGACACTGTTCTCAGAACCGAAAGGAGAGCTTTTATGGATTCCAATCGGATAAACGGTGCCGGCTCGCCAGAGTCCCTAACGGGGTACGCCTGGACACAGGAGAATCATGATCTATTTAGGCAGGCCGTGAATGATGCCAAGTCACCATCATCTGCCGCATCTGCATCGGCAAAGGCTCCGGTTTGGCGCTCGAGCGATCCATACGGGAGCTATTCACGCGATGGCTACTCTTGGAATAACGACGTATGGGGCGCGGGCGCTGGGCCTCAGACGATTTCGGTGGGTGCAGTCAACGAGTGGGGCGTGTGGTCGAACCAGCCTAATACTGGTGGCATCAAGAGCTATCCACACGAAGCTTTTGATATCGGCAAACCGCTCAGTTCAATCAACACTTTGAGCTCGAGCTTCAATCAGGCTGTTCCTGCTGGAGGCGCCTGGGATGTCGCTTATGATATCTGGGACAGCTCAAAGCAGTATGAGATAATGCTCTGGACAAACTACACCGGAAACCCGGACGGTAGCGGCAACGTTAAGCCCATTTCATATCATTACGACGCCTCATCCGGAGCCGCGATCCCGGTCCGCAGCAATGTCAACATAGGCGGAGCGACTTGGAACGTGTTTGAAGGCTACAATGGTCACAAGGTCATCTCACTGCTACGCACGTCGAAAGCCAACAGCGGCACGGTGGACATCAAGAGTGCCCTGGAGTGGATCAAATCGACGGGTTACTTTGGCGACATAAAGGTTGGTAGCGTCCAATACGGCGTCGAGATCACCTCGTCCCCGGGGGGAATGCACTTCAACTTCAACAACTGGAACGTGACCTCGAAGTGA
- a CDS encoding pectinesterase family protein, with product MRILLISAAVLAKCLQPSEAHAEQLLVSQFGHMAYRSVQEAVDALPARGGDILIAPGIYREKIKVGKPGVHIKGTGEKPEDTVVVYGDGAVKVGGTVHSATMDASGDDFWLDNLTIQNDYSLDPDNPPSQAVALSITGDKDIITRVRLLGAQDTLFANKGPNGRTARQYFSDCYIEGHVDYIFGNAKAYFQHCELHGIANQAVVYTAQSKDSPDEDSAYVFDHCTLTADPSAHGIALGRPWRSYATVIFLFTRINAPVVPEGWSEWDRGKTNRLKTAYYAEYQSTGIGADPRGRESYSHQLTDSEAKQWSLKAFFADDTNWLPSSPSR from the coding sequence ATGCGAATTCTCCTGATTTCCGCCGCCGTTCTGGCCAAATGCTTGCAGCCATCGGAAGCACATGCTGAGCAGCTCTTGGTCTCGCAATTCGGGCACATGGCCTATCGCTCCGTCCAGGAGGCGGTAGACGCACTGCCGGCTCGAGGCGGCGACATTCTGATCGCACCGGGCATCTATCGCGAAAAGATCAAGGTCGGCAAACCTGGCGTTCACATCAAAGGCACCGGCGAGAAACCGGAGGACACAGTTGTCGTCTACGGCGACGGCGCGGTCAAAGTTGGTGGAACCGTTCATTCTGCCACCATGGACGCATCTGGCGATGACTTCTGGCTCGATAATCTGACGATACAAAACGACTATTCCTTGGATCCAGACAATCCGCCGTCGCAGGCGGTGGCGCTGTCTATTACCGGAGACAAAGACATTATTACCCGCGTCCGGCTCCTCGGCGCACAGGACACACTATTCGCCAACAAAGGCCCGAACGGCCGAACAGCACGGCAATACTTTTCGGACTGCTACATCGAGGGCCATGTCGATTATATATTTGGCAACGCGAAGGCCTATTTCCAACATTGTGAGTTGCACGGCATCGCCAACCAGGCGGTGGTGTATACCGCACAAAGCAAAGACTCGCCGGACGAAGACAGCGCCTATGTTTTCGATCATTGCACCCTGACCGCCGATCCGAGCGCACATGGCATCGCCCTTGGCCGCCCTTGGCGCTCTTATGCTACAGTGATCTTCTTATTCACCCGGATAAATGCGCCGGTGGTCCCGGAAGGCTGGAGCGAGTGGGATCGCGGCAAGACCAATAGACTGAAGACCGCCTATTATGCCGAATACCAATCCACCGGTATCGGCGCCGATCCCAGAGGACGGGAGTCTTACTCTCATCAGCTAACCGACAGCGAAGCCAAACAATGGTCACTCAAAGCGTTCTTCGCTGATGACACGAATTGGCTGCCGAGCTCACCATCAAGATAG
- a CDS encoding LLM class flavin-dependent oxidoreductase has translation MKLGVFYEHQLPQPWENGGEEKLFGNALEQIELADWLGFDYMWQVEHHFLEEYSHSSAPEVFLGAVSQRTRNIRIGHGICLASPHYNHPVRVAERLATLDLISGGRVDWGTGESASLIEMHGLE, from the coding sequence ATGAAGCTGGGAGTGTTCTATGAGCACCAACTGCCGCAGCCATGGGAAAATGGCGGCGAAGAAAAATTGTTTGGAAATGCGCTGGAGCAGATCGAGCTCGCCGATTGGCTCGGATTCGATTACATGTGGCAGGTCGAGCATCACTTCCTGGAGGAATACTCCCACTCGTCCGCACCCGAAGTCTTTCTAGGTGCCGTTTCGCAGCGTACAAGGAATATCCGTATTGGCCACGGCATTTGTCTTGCCTCGCCGCACTACAATCATCCAGTGCGGGTCGCTGAGCGCCTCGCAACGCTCGATCTGATTTCTGGAGGACGCGTTGACTGGGGGACTGGGGAATCTGCCTCGCTAATTGAGATGCATGGTTTGGAATAG
- the queD gene encoding 6-carboxytetrahydropterin synthase QueD, whose protein sequence is MRISQAFRFEAAHCLPNVPATHKCSRIHGHSYRIEVQLDGPVDPVTGFVIDFSDLEESLVEIVNALDHRYLNEVEGLYNPTAENIAVWIWERLHRKVPQISCVRVYETSDAWAEYDGR, encoded by the coding sequence ATGAGGATATCACAAGCGTTCAGGTTCGAGGCAGCCCACTGCCTCCCCAACGTGCCGGCCACACACAAGTGCAGCCGCATACACGGGCACTCCTATCGAATCGAGGTGCAGCTTGATGGGCCTGTGGACCCGGTCACCGGATTCGTCATCGATTTTTCTGACCTGGAGGAATCGCTTGTCGAAATAGTGAATGCGCTTGATCATCGATATCTGAATGAAGTCGAAGGATTATATAATCCTACGGCAGAAAACATTGCTGTTTGGATCTGGGAAAGATTGCATCGCAAAGTTCCGCAAATCTCGTGCGTTCGAGTCTATGAAACGTCTGATGCCTGGGCTGAATATGACGGACGATGA
- a CDS encoding host specificity protein, producing MYSRITGSSSQSTSASHADESRQSEDTYRFAETVAGASGSRPYFLASKPPIDEIDRSSFMTEVREFLGRDIRHIADSSQEYSAFVAEKAERSAWVAGGYTSTYDNPSKRARFFRYQLGDKTVGLLRSGAGFPLETEEAQRQFPEHSEVTSVLDLRITHPLVENAGDILLEHQLRLDGERPLVMSRPALDGIEPRLAEMGFVHMGDMGDWGNNCWGLDPTQHPEKWTRNADGKWQRADKPPLYLSKEESNDTDTEAGSETYSSEADSSDDDPSWHLERAMRRLAMG from the coding sequence ATGTATAGCCGAATCACTGGCTCATCCAGCCAGTCCACAAGCGCCAGCCACGCTGATGAATCGAGACAGTCAGAAGACACCTACCGCTTTGCGGAGACGGTTGCAGGCGCGTCGGGGTCTAGGCCCTACTTCCTCGCTTCCAAGCCACCAATCGATGAGATCGACAGGTCTTCCTTCATGACAGAAGTGAGGGAGTTCTTGGGCCGTGACATCAGACACATCGCCGATAGTTCACAAGAGTACTCGGCTTTCGTAGCCGAAAAAGCTGAGCGTTCAGCATGGGTTGCTGGGGGCTATACCAGCACCTACGATAATCCGAGCAAGAGGGCGCGTTTCTTCCGCTATCAATTGGGCGACAAAACTGTCGGTCTTCTAAGGTCAGGAGCCGGCTTTCCCCTCGAAACGGAAGAGGCGCAGCGACAATTTCCTGAGCATAGCGAGGTCACATCCGTTCTGGACCTTAGGATTACTCATCCGCTGGTCGAGAACGCAGGCGATATTCTGCTGGAGCATCAGCTTCGGCTTGACGGCGAGCGGCCATTGGTCATGTCGCGTCCTGCCTTAGACGGGATTGAACCCCGTCTAGCGGAGATGGGCTTTGTTCATATGGGTGATATGGGCGATTGGGGTAATAACTGCTGGGGCCTCGATCCCACCCAACATCCCGAGAAGTGGACGAGGAACGCCGACGGAAAATGGCAGCGCGCCGATAAACCTCCACTGTATCTTTCGAAAGAAGAGAGCAATGATACCGATACCGAAGCAGGTAGCGAAACATACTCGAGTGAAGCAGATTCTTCTGACGACGACCCTTCTTGGCACCTCGAGCGCGCCATGAGACGATTGGCTATGGGGTAA
- a CDS encoding SDR family NAD(P)-dependent oxidoreductase, with protein MAHCPFHDDKSHARLGEKKTLVLTGASRGIGHATGKLFSEAGWRIISCSRQPFDDRRCPWDSGINNHVQVELSDHSALPRAIAEIKERLNGEPLHALVNNAGISPKAPDGGRLNSLTTSIGTWMSVFHVNLVAPILLAQGLFDELKVASGSIVNVTSIVGTRVHPFAGTAYATSKAALACLTREMAHDYAPFGIRVNAIAPGEIKTDILSPETEARLAPIIPLHRVGTPDEVAKVIFFLCSSAASYVTGAEVPINGGQHV; from the coding sequence CTGGCGCACTGTCCGTTTCACGACGATAAGTCCCACGCGCGACTTGGCGAAAAGAAGACGCTTGTACTAACCGGCGCCTCGCGCGGCATCGGTCACGCTACGGGTAAATTGTTCTCCGAAGCTGGTTGGCGAATCATCTCCTGCTCTCGACAGCCCTTCGATGACCGTCGATGTCCATGGGATTCGGGAATCAACAACCACGTGCAGGTGGAGCTAAGCGATCACAGCGCGTTGCCGCGCGCGATTGCCGAGATCAAGGAGCGGCTCAACGGAGAGCCGCTTCACGCCCTTGTCAACAATGCCGGTATTTCCCCAAAGGCACCAGATGGCGGTCGGCTGAATTCGTTGACAACATCCATCGGAACCTGGATGAGCGTGTTTCACGTCAATTTGGTCGCGCCGATTCTACTTGCGCAAGGTCTATTCGACGAATTGAAAGTGGCATCCGGCTCGATCGTCAATGTCACCTCAATCGTTGGCACTCGTGTGCATCCTTTCGCAGGTACTGCCTATGCGACCTCTAAGGCGGCGCTCGCCTGCCTTACGCGCGAGATGGCGCATGACTACGCGCCGTTCGGCATTCGGGTCAACGCGATCGCGCCGGGCGAAATCAAGACCGACATTCTGTCACCGGAAACTGAAGCGAGGTTGGCGCCGATTATACCGCTACACCGTGTCGGCACGCCGGACGAGGTCGCGAAAGTTATTTTCTTCCTCTGCTCAAGCGCCGCGAGCTACGTCACAGGTGCGGAAGTGCCAATCAATGGCGGACAACACGTGTGA
- a CDS encoding 4Fe-4S binding protein: MAYKIVASQCSVCGACEFECPNGAISLKRDIYVIDPEKCTECEGHSDTPQCAMVCPVEDTCVPA; encoded by the coding sequence ATGGCCTACAAGATCGTCGCTTCGCAATGCTCGGTTTGCGGTGCATGTGAGTTCGAGTGTCCGAACGGCGCGATCAGCCTCAAGCGCGACATCTATGTAATCGATCCGGAAAAGTGCACTGAGTGCGAGGGGCATTCCGATACACCGCAATGCGCGATGGTCTGTCCCGTCGAAGACACATGCGTTCCCGCCTGA
- a CDS encoding response regulator, with translation MRFDTETYTSSGCPRILLIEPEQVVRSALDYILRERYQTHAFASLDDAMTSPMKTPDLVLVGIAILRDRGEAVLDELIKVFASTKVLLVAERNSDPLVQTGLERGAHGVITNPISFSSVCEAVRIALGEPVFHDGPSRLIPVTFD, from the coding sequence ATGCGATTCGATACCGAGACCTATACAAGTAGCGGCTGTCCGCGCATCCTCCTGATCGAACCTGAGCAGGTCGTCCGTTCCGCGCTCGACTACATCTTACGTGAGCGCTACCAGACACATGCTTTTGCCTCTCTGGATGACGCCATGACGTCGCCAATGAAAACTCCCGACCTCGTTCTGGTCGGCATTGCCATCCTGCGGGATCGAGGAGAGGCAGTCCTGGACGAACTCATCAAGGTGTTCGCGAGTACCAAGGTCCTGCTCGTAGCGGAGCGGAACTCCGATCCCCTGGTGCAGACTGGACTTGAGCGGGGCGCACACGGGGTCATCACCAATCCAATCTCCTTCAGTTCTGTCTGCGAGGCCGTTAGAATAGCGTTGGGTGAACCGGTCTTTCACGATGGACCATCGCGTCTCATTCCTGTCACGTTCGATTAG
- the nifH gene encoding nitrogenase iron protein produces the protein MSSLRQIAFYGKGGIGKSTTSQNTLAALAEMGHKILIVGCDPKADSTRLILHAKAQDTILSLAASAGSVEDLEIEDVLKVGYKDIRCVESGGPEPGVGCAGRGVITSINFLEENGAYEDIDYVSYDVLGDVVCGGFAMPIRENKAQEIYIVMSGEMMAMYAANNISKGILKYANSGGVRLGGLICNERQTDKELELAEALAKKLGTQLIYFVPRDNIVQHAELRRMTVLEYAPDSKQAEHYRNLASKVHNNGGKGIIPTPISMDELEDMLMEHGIMKSIDESQVGKTASELAALSA, from the coding sequence ATGTCGTCACTGAGACAAATCGCGTTTTACGGCAAGGGTGGTATCGGCAAATCGACCACATCACAGAACACGCTCGCAGCGCTTGCCGAGATGGGCCACAAGATCCTGATCGTTGGCTGCGATCCGAAGGCCGACTCGACCCGCCTGATTCTGCATGCCAAGGCACAGGATACGATCTTGAGTCTCGCGGCGAGCGCCGGCAGCGTCGAGGATCTCGAGATCGAGGACGTCTTGAAGGTCGGGTATAAAGATATCCGCTGCGTCGAATCCGGTGGTCCGGAGCCAGGCGTCGGGTGCGCTGGCCGCGGCGTCATTACGTCGATTAACTTCTTGGAAGAGAACGGCGCCTACGAGGACATCGATTACGTGTCCTACGACGTGCTCGGCGACGTCGTCTGCGGCGGCTTTGCGATGCCAATACGCGAGAACAAGGCGCAAGAGATCTACATCGTCATGTCCGGCGAGATGATGGCGATGTACGCCGCCAACAACATCTCCAAGGGCATTCTGAAGTATGCCAATTCCGGCGGCGTGCGGCTCGGCGGCTTGATCTGTAATGAGCGGCAGACCGACAAGGAGCTGGAACTGGCGGAAGCGCTCGCCAAGAAGCTCGGCACCCAGCTGATCTACTTTGTCCCCCGTGACAACATCGTCCAGCATGCCGAGCTACGCCGCATGACGGTGCTGGAATATGCGCCGGACTCCAAGCAGGCGGAGCACTATCGCAATCTCGCGTCCAAAGTTCACAACAATGGCGGCAAGGGCATCATCCCGACGCCGATCAGCATGGACGAACTTGAGGATATGCTGATGGAGCACGGCATCATGAAGTCAATCGACGAAAGCCAGGTCGGAAAGACAGCTTCCGAACTCGCCGCCCTTTCGGCTTGA
- the nifD gene encoding nitrogenase molybdenum-iron protein alpha chain, giving the protein MSLASTQSVAEIKARNKQLIDEVLKVYPEKTAKRRAKHLNVHEVGKSDCGVKSNLKSIPGVMTIRGCAYAGSKGVVWGPIKDMIHISHGPVGCGQYSWGSRRNYYVGTTGIDTFGTMQFTSDFQEKDIVFGGDKKLVKVIDEIQDLFPLSRGITIQSECPIGLIGDDIEAVSRAKSKEYGGKTIVPVRCEGFRGVSQSLGHHIANDAVRDWVFDKITPEAERRFESTPYDVAIIGDYNIGGDAWSSRILLEEMGLRVIAQWSGDGSLAELEATPKAKLNILHCYRSMNYISRHMEEKFGIPWCEYNFFGPSKIADSLRKIASFFDDKIKEGAERVIAKYQPLMDAVIAKYRPRLEGKSVMLFVGGLRPRHVIGAYEDLGMEVVGTGYEFGHNDDYQRTAQHYVKDGTLIYDDVTGYEFERFVEKIQPDLVGSGIKEKYVFQKMGVPFRQMHSWDYSGPYHGYDGFAIFARDMDMAINSPIWKKTRAPWKDAPRPSLMAAE; this is encoded by the coding sequence ATGAGCCTGGCGTCCACCCAGAGCGTCGCAGAGATCAAGGCCCGCAATAAGCAATTGATTGACGAAGTCTTGAAGGTCTATCCCGAGAAGACCGCCAAACGGCGTGCCAAGCACCTTAACGTGCACGAGGTCGGTAAGTCCGACTGCGGTGTTAAGTCGAATCTCAAATCGATCCCCGGCGTAATGACCATTCGAGGCTGCGCCTATGCTGGCTCGAAGGGTGTGGTGTGGGGTCCGATCAAGGACATGATCCACATTAGCCATGGCCCCGTCGGTTGCGGCCAGTATTCCTGGGGATCGCGACGCAACTATTATGTTGGCACTACCGGTATCGATACCTTTGGAACTATGCAGTTCACTTCCGACTTCCAGGAAAAGGACATTGTCTTCGGGGGCGACAAGAAGCTCGTCAAGGTGATCGACGAGATCCAAGATCTGTTCCCGCTCAGCCGCGGAATCACCATCCAGTCGGAATGTCCGATCGGCCTGATAGGGGATGACATAGAGGCAGTTTCGAGGGCAAAGTCGAAGGAATACGGCGGCAAGACTATCGTGCCCGTACGCTGCGAAGGATTCCGCGGCGTATCGCAGTCGCTGGGTCACCACATCGCTAACGATGCCGTGCGCGACTGGGTGTTCGACAAGATCACCCCGGAGGCAGAGCGACGATTTGAATCCACGCCCTATGACGTTGCCATCATCGGCGACTACAACATCGGCGGCGATGCCTGGTCGTCTCGCATCCTCCTTGAGGAAATGGGCTTGCGTGTGATTGCGCAGTGGTCGGGCGACGGTAGCCTCGCCGAACTTGAAGCGACGCCAAAGGCGAAGCTTAACATCCTGCATTGCTATCGCTCGATGAATTATATCTCTCGCCACATGGAGGAGAAGTTCGGCATTCCCTGGTGCGAGTACAACTTCTTTGGCCCATCCAAAATCGCGGACTCGCTGCGTAAGATCGCTAGCTTCTTCGACGACAAGATTAAGGAGGGAGCCGAGCGCGTGATCGCTAAATACCAGCCACTCATGGATGCTGTCATCGCCAAGTACCGGCCGCGGCTAGAAGGCAAATCCGTGATGCTCTTTGTTGGCGGCCTGCGACCTCGGCACGTGATTGGCGCCTATGAAGACCTCGGTATGGAGGTTGTCGGGACCGGCTACGAGTTTGGTCACAACGACGATTATCAGCGCACCGCCCAGCATTACGTCAAGGACGGTACATTGATTTACGACGACGTCACTGGTTACGAGTTCGAGCGCTTCGTCGAGAAGATCCAGCCCGACCTCGTTGGTTCGGGCATCAAGGAGAAGTACGTTTTCCAGAAGATGGGCGTGCCGTTCCGACAGATGCACTCTTGGGACTATTCGGGTCCTTATCATGGCTATGATGGGTTCGCGATCTTCGCCCGCGACATGGATATGGCAATCAATTCCCCGATTTGGAAGAAGACCAGGGCGCCTTGGAAGGATGCCCCGCGTCCGAGCCTAATGGCGGCGGAATAA
- the nifK gene encoding nitrogenase molybdenum-iron protein subunit beta: MTQNAENVLDHFELFRGPEYQQMLANKRALFENAHDPAEVERIREWAKTPEYREKNFAREELTINPAKACQPLGAVFASVGFESTLPFVHGSQGCVAYYRSHLSRHFKEPTSCVSSSMTEDAAVFGGLKNMIDGLANSYNMYKPKMIAVSTTCMAEVIGDDLNAFIKTSKEEGSVPAKFDVPFAHTPAFVGSHVTGYDNALKGIIEHFWDGKAGSEPKLERQPNKKINFIGGFDGYTVGNIREIKRIFELMGIEYTILADNSDVFDTPTDGEFRMYDGGTTLKDAANAINAKATVSMQQYCTEKTLPFIESHGQQVVAFNHPVGVSATDDFLMTLSRITGKSIPKGLEQERGRLVDAMADSSAHIHGKKFAIYGDPDLCYGLAGFLLELGAEPTHVLSTNGTKAWEEKMQALFASSQFGKDCHAYPGRDLWHMRSLLFTEPVDFLIGNTYGKYLERDTGTPLIRIGFPVFDRHHHHRYPVWGYQGGMNVLVKILDKIFEEIDKNTNVVGKTDYSFDIIR, from the coding sequence ATGACACAGAATGCCGAAAACGTGCTCGATCATTTCGAGCTGTTCCGAGGGCCCGAATACCAGCAAATGCTGGCGAACAAAAGAGCGCTCTTCGAGAATGCGCATGATCCCGCGGAGGTCGAACGTATCCGCGAATGGGCCAAAACTCCCGAATATCGTGAAAAGAACTTCGCGCGCGAGGAACTGACTATCAATCCGGCCAAGGCGTGCCAACCGTTGGGGGCCGTGTTTGCCTCGGTCGGATTCGAGAGCACGTTACCTTTCGTCCACGGCTCACAGGGCTGCGTCGCCTACTATCGAAGCCACCTGTCGCGGCACTTCAAGGAACCAACCTCCTGTGTTTCCTCGTCGATGACCGAAGATGCAGCTGTATTCGGCGGTCTCAAGAACATGATCGATGGGCTGGCCAACAGCTACAACATGTACAAACCGAAGATGATCGCGGTCTCGACCACGTGCATGGCGGAAGTGATCGGAGACGATCTCAACGCCTTTATCAAGACGTCGAAAGAAGAAGGCTCGGTTCCGGCCAAGTTCGACGTTCCCTTCGCTCATACACCCGCTTTCGTCGGTAGCCATGTCACCGGTTATGACAACGCCCTAAAAGGCATCATCGAGCATTTCTGGGACGGCAAAGCCGGTTCTGAGCCAAAGCTCGAGCGCCAGCCGAACAAGAAGATCAACTTCATCGGCGGCTTCGACGGCTACACCGTGGGCAATATCCGCGAGATAAAGCGCATTTTTGAGTTGATGGGCATCGAGTACACGATCCTCGCTGATAACAGCGACGTGTTCGACACGCCGACTGACGGTGAGTTCCGCATGTATGACGGCGGGACTACGCTGAAGGACGCCGCAAATGCCATCAATGCCAAGGCGACCGTCTCCATGCAGCAATATTGTACGGAGAAAACGCTGCCCTTCATCGAGAGCCATGGCCAGCAAGTGGTTGCGTTCAACCATCCGGTCGGCGTCAGCGCGACCGACGACTTCCTGATGACGTTATCGCGCATTACGGGAAAATCAATCCCGAAGGGCCTAGAACAGGAGCGCGGTCGTCTGGTCGACGCCATGGCGGACTCCAGCGCACACATTCACGGTAAGAAGTTCGCAATCTATGGCGATCCTGACCTTTGCTATGGCTTAGCAGGCTTCCTGCTCGAGCTCGGTGCCGAACCCACCCACGTCCTATCAACCAACGGAACTAAGGCCTGGGAAGAGAAGATGCAGGCGCTATTTGCCAGTTCGCAGTTCGGCAAGGACTGTCATGCCTATCCTGGTAGGGACCTTTGGCACATGCGTTCGCTGCTGTTCACCGAGCCGGTCGATTTTCTGATCGGTAACACCTACGGCAAGTACCTGGAGCGCGACACCGGCACGCCGCTGATCCGAATCGGCTTCCCCGTGTTCGATCGTCACCATCATCACCGCTATCCGGTGTGGGGCTATCAGGGCGGCATGAATGTGCTGGTGAAGATACTCGACAAGATATTTGAGGAGATCGACAAGAACACCAACGTAGTGGGTAAAACCGACTACAGCTTCGACATCATCCGCTGA